The Streptomyces sp. 11x1 genomic sequence GCTGAGCCAGTGCTTCCTGGACCCGGGTGACGTGTGTCTGATGCCGGACCCGGCCTTCCCGGACTACTGGGCCGGTGTCGCCCTCGCCGGGGCCCGGATGCACCCCCTGCCGCTCCGCCGGCAGAACGGCTTCCTGCCCGACTACACGGCCCTCGACCGGGCGACACGCGAGCGGGCCCGGCTGATGTTCCTCAACTATCCCAACAACCCCGCCTCGGTGACGGCACCGCCGGAGTTCTACGCCGACACGGTCCGGTTCGCGGACCGGCACGGCGTGCTCGTGGCCTCCGACTTCGCCTACGGTGCCCTGAGCTTCGACGGCGAGGCCCCGGTGTCGTTCCTGCGGGCGGACGGGGCGAAGGAGGTGGGGGTCGAGTTCATCTCGCTGTCGAAGATGTACAACATGGCGGGCTGGCGGGTCGGCGCCGTCGTCGGCAACCGCGCCGTCGTCGCCGCGATCGACCTCCTCCAGGAGCACTACTTCGTCTCGCTCCCGCCCTTCATCCAACGCGCGGCGATCACGGCCCTGACCGGGCCCCAGGACTGTGTCCACGACCTCTCGAAGATCTACGAACGCCGACGTGACGTCTTCGTGTCCGGTGTACGGGAGGCGGGCTGGGACCTCGACGTCCCCCGGTCCGTCTTCGCCTGGCTGCCGACACCGGCCGACGAGCCCTCCGTCGCCTTCGCCGACGCGCTGCTCGACCGGGCCGGGGTGGCGGTGTCGCCGGGCCGCTGGTTCGGGGAGCACGGCGAGGGATACGTACGGGTGAGTCTGCTGGCCCCGGAGGAACGGCTCCGCGAGGCGGTCGTCAGGCTGGCCCGGTTCCGCTGACGTCGGCCGGCGCCGGCGGACGGTCCCCTGCGTCGGGGTCCCCGGCGTCGGCGGCCGTCCCGAGCTCCGCCAGCAGCCGGGGCAGCTCCGGCGGCCAGACGGGCTCGGCCGCCGGGTCGGCCAGGTCCGCGGGGGTCCACCAGCGCCAGGCCAGGATGCCCTCCTCGGCGCGGGTGGTGGTGAGGAGGCCGCCGGCCGGCTCGCGGCGGGGGCCCCGGGCCACGTAGATGTCGTCGTACTGGCGGACGGGGATGCCGGCGCGGGTGAAGTCGTGCTCCCAGGAGCAGAGGAAGGCGCCCGGCTCCATGTCCGTCCAGCCCGTCTCCTCGCGCAGCTCCCGCAGGGCACCCTCGCGCGGTGACTCGCCCTCCTCCAGACCGCCGCCGGGCAGGGCCCAGTGCGGGCCCGTCTCGTCGTCGACGCACCGGAAGAGGAAGACGGCACCCTCCGGATCGAGTACGGCGATCCGCGCGGCCCGGCGCGATCTGCGCGGCGGTTCGCTCGGCCGTTCGCTCGGCCGTTCGCTCGGCGGTTCGCTCGGCCGTCCGCTCGGCGGTTCGCTCAGCGCCTTGCGCAACACCGTGCAGGGGCGCCCCAGTTGGCGGTCCCGGCGGTGTTCGACGAACTCGTAGCCGAGGGAGGTCCAGAAGGACAGGGCGCCGGGGTTGTTGTCGAGCGCCGCCAGCCGGACGGCGGCCCGCCCCGCCCGCCGGAACCGTTCCTCGACGAGGGCCGCCAACTGGCCTCCGTACCCCCGGCGTTGGGTCGACCCGTCGACGAGCAGCAACCCGATCCACGGGTCGGGGTCGGCGGGATCGGGGTGCCGCGCGAGGGTGATGGCGACCCCGACGAGCCGCCGGGGAGCGGGGCCGTCCCCGTCCTCGGTGCCCTGCCTCGCGAGCAGGATCTCCACGTCCGGGTTGGCCAGCTCCATCGCCAGCGCCGCGGCCACCTGTTCGGGACGGATGTCGTTCGCGTCCGGGAAGTCATCGCTCAGGGCGTAGAAGTCGCGGTTGGAGGCGTGCAGGGCGGTGAGTTCGGCGAGGAGGGGGCCGGGGACGGTTCCGTCCTCGGCTGTGCGGAGCGGTTCGAGCAGCAGCATGGCCGCACGTTATCGATCAGGGGACCTGTCGGTGGACCTACGGTTCCTCCGGATACGAAGGAGCGGAGGGGGGGCGTGTGGAACAGCGCGTGCGCGTGCACAAGGCGCGGCTGGGCGGTGACGAGTTCCGGGTGATCCGGCCGACCCCGTCGGCGGCACGGCTGGCGCTGCGCGACGACCACCACTGGCTGTCGATGTACGTCGACCGGGCGGGCGCGGAGCAACTCGTCGCCCTGTGGGCGCTGGCCGCCCGGTCCGCCCGGTCGCTGGTCCATCTGCCGATCCGGGCGGCGGCCGTTCCCGACGGTGCCGGCAGTGGCGGTGCCGGCAGCGGCGGCGGCGGCGAACCTGTCGCGCTGGACCTGGTCCTGGTCCACCAAAGCCTGCGGTTCCCGACTGGCGCGTGGAAGGAGGTACGGTCCCGGCTCGACGCCGGTCGGCCCCAGACCACGGCGACACCGGAGCGGGACTTCCCGGACGAGGACGCCGTCGACTACGGGAGATGGCACCACCGTTCGTACCGCGACCAGCTCGCCTTCGGCATCGCGGCGCACACCCTGTTCGTCGTGGGCAGCCCCACCGCGTTCCGCGAGCGGGGCGCCGCTCTGCGGGGGCTCGTCGACGAGGCGCCGTCGTTCCCGCACCGGCACCCGGACGCCGGGCACTTCTGCGTCGAACTCGACCCGGGCCCCTGGTCCCGGATACGGAACCGGCGGCGTGTCCCCGCCTCGCTGCACATCCAGTACTGCGCCGGCTGGCGTGTATGACGGCCGAAGGCCCCGCCGTGCGCCGGCGGGGCCTTCGGTGAAGCGGTGAAGCGGTGGTGCGGTGGTGCGGAACTCAGACGTTGACGCCGAAGTCCTGGGCGATACCGACGAGACCCGAGGCGTAGCCCTGGCCGACCGCGCGGAACTTCCATTCGGCGCCGTTGCGGTACAGCTCGCCGAAGACCATGGCGGTCTCGGTGGCGGCGTCCTCGGAGAGGTCGTAGCGGGCGATCTCGACGCCACCGGCCTGGTTGACGATACGGATGTAGGCGTTGCGGACCTGGCCGAAGTTCTGCGAGCGGTTCTCCGCGTCGTAGATGGAGACCGGGAAGACGATCTTGTCGATGTCGGCGGGGAGGCCCGCGAGGTTGACGTTGATCGCCTCGTCGTCGCCCGCGCCCTCGCCCGTGCGGTTGTCGCCGGTGTGGACGATCGTCTGGTCCGGGGTCTGCTTGTTGTTGAAGAAGACGAAGTGGCCGTCCGAGTAGACCTTGCCCTGCGTGTTGACCGCGATCGCGGAGGCGTCGAGGTCGAAGTCCGTGCCGGTGGTGGTGCGGACGTCCCAGCCGAGGCCCACGGTGACGGCGGTCAGGCCCGGAGCCTCCTTGGTGAGCGAGACGTTGCCACCCTTGGACAGGCTTACAGCCATGGTTGGGAGTCCTTCCCTCGTTGCGTACGTGCCTTACAGGCTTCGTGCCGGGGACGAAGCTACCTGTACCCCTATGAACGTCGGGAGGGGCGCCAGAGGTTCCAGCGGTTTTTACTTTCTTTACCCGGGGAGCCCGTGGAACCCAGGGAGCCCTGAGGAACCCGGGTGCCGTGAAAAGGGCGTGACGTGGACCGGACATCCGCGCGACCATGGGGGCATGTCCGGTCCTTACGTCATCCGTGGCTCCGTCTCGCTTCCCGAGGCCGAGCTCATGTGGCGCTTCTCCCGCTCCTCCGGTCCCGGCGGACAGCACGTCAACACCAGTGACTCGCAGGTCGAGCTGCGGTTCGACCTCGCGAACACCGAGGCGCTGCCCGAGGTGTGGAAGGCGCGGGCGCTGGAGCGGCTCGCGTCGCGGCTCGTCGACGGGGTGGTCAGCGTCCGCTCCTCCGAGCACCGTTCGCAGTGGCGCAACCGGGAGACCGCCGCCGTACGGCTGGCCGCACTGCTCGCGGAGGCGACGGCGCCGCCGCCCAAGCCGCGCCGGGCCACCCGTATCCCGCGCGGGATCAACGAGCGGCGGCTGCGGGAGAAGAAGCAGCGCTCGGACACGAAGCGGGGCCGGTCGGGGCAGGGCTGGGGCTGAGGGCCGGGGCCCGGCCTACTGGG encodes the following:
- a CDS encoding TerD family protein, coding for MAVSLSKGGNVSLTKEAPGLTAVTVGLGWDVRTTTGTDFDLDASAIAVNTQGKVYSDGHFVFFNNKQTPDQTIVHTGDNRTGEGAGDDEAINVNLAGLPADIDKIVFPVSIYDAENRSQNFGQVRNAYIRIVNQAGGVEIARYDLSEDAATETAMVFGELYRNGAEWKFRAVGQGYASGLVGIAQDFGVNV
- a CDS encoding aminotransferase class I/II-fold pyridoxal phosphate-dependent enzyme is translated as MRIESAHRLRDLPRNSFASTVARIDRLVRSGEDVVNLCQGNPDLPTPPHIVESLRTEVLDPATHRYGSFSGLLELKAAIARWYATNHRVELDPETEVAILFGAKAGLVELSQCFLDPGDVCLMPDPAFPDYWAGVALAGARMHPLPLRRQNGFLPDYTALDRATRERARLMFLNYPNNPASVTAPPEFYADTVRFADRHGVLVASDFAYGALSFDGEAPVSFLRADGAKEVGVEFISLSKMYNMAGWRVGAVVGNRAVVAAIDLLQEHYFVSLPPFIQRAAITALTGPQDCVHDLSKIYERRRDVFVSGVREAGWDLDVPRSVFAWLPTPADEPSVAFADALLDRAGVAVSPGRWFGEHGEGYVRVSLLAPEERLREAVVRLARFR
- the arfB gene encoding alternative ribosome rescue aminoacyl-tRNA hydrolase ArfB; the protein is MSGPYVIRGSVSLPEAELMWRFSRSSGPGGQHVNTSDSQVELRFDLANTEALPEVWKARALERLASRLVDGVVSVRSSEHRSQWRNRETAAVRLAALLAEATAPPPKPRRATRIPRGINERRLREKKQRSDTKRGRSGQGWG
- a CDS encoding GNAT family N-acetyltransferase; this translates as MLLEPLRTAEDGTVPGPLLAELTALHASNRDFYALSDDFPDANDIRPEQVAAALAMELANPDVEILLARQGTEDGDGPAPRRLVGVAITLARHPDPADPDPWIGLLLVDGSTQRRGYGGQLAALVEERFRRAGRAAVRLAALDNNPGALSFWTSLGYEFVEHRRDRQLGRPCTVLRKALSEPPSGRPSEPPSERPSERPSEPPRRSRRAARIAVLDPEGAVFLFRCVDDETGPHWALPGGGLEEGESPREGALRELREETGWTDMEPGAFLCSWEHDFTRAGIPVRQYDDIYVARGPRREPAGGLLTTTRAEEGILAWRWWTPADLADPAAEPVWPPELPRLLAELGTAADAGDPDAGDRPPAPADVSGTGPA